A portion of the Lolium rigidum isolate FL_2022 chromosome 1, APGP_CSIRO_Lrig_0.1, whole genome shotgun sequence genome contains these proteins:
- the LOC124659759 gene encoding brefeldin A-inhibited guanine nucleotide-exchange protein 1-like has translation MSSSASDADADPLAGASPAARVLGRALDKVIKHSSWRKHSALVSAAKSAIDLLSSAPTSTPTPSPPSPIPTLPAPVASAALQALLLALDPGSPKVASPALDCVATLLSLRLLHGDVTPASPAPLSALFAASLSCAGLGDEALELAALRALLAFARCPAAPVRGDCLGQLLRACYNLYLGSASGGNQLCAKLALAQVLLLAFARVEADAMDVRVRTVAAADMMDLSDRSLNDSSVVQAAQAFINEAMEGSDEPEEATSAAAAGPDEGEDEGMSRIREDGLALFKNLCKLSMKFATPDNPDEPLLLRGKVLSLELLRMVIDNAGPFWKTSEKYVEAIKQYLCLSLLKNSAMSAMSVYQLLCSIFMGLLLRFRSALKEEIGIFFPMLVLRVLENVLQPSFLQKMTVLNFLEKICKEPQVTIDIFVNYDCDVDAPNIFERIVNGLLKTALGVPDGSTTTLTVAQDQTFRIESVKCLATVIKSMGSWMDQQLRIGESSEVLSSVDNHNSQNGEEGTGMDHDMQSESSSSDVSDSSTLEQRRAYKIELQKGIALFNRKPSKGIDFLIRSKKIGQLPEDVASFLISTAGLNATMVGDYLGERDEFPLKVMHAYVDALNFDGMDFGEAIRFFLQGFRLPGEAQKIDRIMEKFAERYCKCNPNVFTSADTAYILAYSVILLNTDAHSVMVKDKMSKADFMRNNRGIDDGKDLPEAYLSTLYDQIVSNEIKMTADSLAAQSKQTNSMSKLLGLDNIINFVNWGQTEDKAHGANDLLIKHIQDKFKAKHGKSESVFYVVADATILRFMMEACWAPLMAAFTVTLDQSNDKAATSQCLNGLRSAVHVTSVMCLQTQRDAFLTSIAKFTSLHSAADMKQKNVDAVKAIISIAIEDGNYLQEAWEHVLTCLSRFEHLHLLGEGVPTDASFLTVPIVESEGKKQISASVVPPKRANALQNPAMMAAVRGGSYDSTVAKTSASDMVSPEQINNFISNIHLLDQIGIVELNHIFAHSQRLNSDAIVAFVKALCKVSMTELQSPSDPRIFCLTKIVEIAHYNINRIRLVWSRIWKVLSEFFVSVGLLENLSVAIFVMDSLRQLSMKFLEREELANYNFQNEFLKPFVVVMEKSDVPEVRELIVRCVSQMVLSRVNNIKSGWKGVFTVFTAAAADGTKSTVLVAFGTMERIVRDYFRYITETDATTFTDCVHCLIAFTSSQFNSEASLNAIAFLRFCAVKLAEEGFVCQDRLSTDMLDGNATLNKNDSVSFWVPLLAGLARLTTDPRLTIGKSAVGVLFDILKDHGHLFSQSFWTNIFESVIYPLFSSQMSRVSDRTLTSNGTEDEFSTLETQTLAVKSLVVVFVNFFDVTRPELARIASVVTYFIRSPYKHSATIGVSAWMRLAEGVGSKLSKEEWKDILLCFKESSSHTFVVFSKIVRMMQDIDIPDKTESYSETDQYSDHENYSNDEEEANMETTSYAIVKLKNHMALQLLVVQGIIKLYEEQGKYLHAEHISILLEMISAIATHASEVSSDSLLQMKFHKACSLLEASEPAVVHFENETYQSYLKLLQSLLHGYPFLSEDMKIESRILDACEQILRTYLKCAGHGQSDEASDSDPALHRVVPLGPAKKEELAARTPLVLQVMQLLSNLEKKSFRRVLPRFFPVLVDLIRCEHSSGDVQHALYTIFRSSIGPMIQV, from the exons ATGTCGTCCTCCGCGAGCGACGCCGACGCCGATCCCCTCGCCGGCGCCTCCCCGGCCGCGCGCGTGCTCGGCCGCGCCCTCGACAAGGTCATCAAGCACTCCTCCTGGCGCAAGCACTCCGCGCTCGTCTCCGCCGCCAAGTCCGCCATCGACCTCCTCTCCTCCGCCCCCACCTCCACCCCCACCCCCTCACCCCCCTCCCCCATCCCCACCCTCCCGGCCCCGGTCGCCTCGGCGGCGCTCCAGGCGCTGCTCCTCGCGCTCGATCCCGGCTCCCCAAAGGTGGCCTCCCCCGCGCTCGACTGCGTCGCCaccctcctctccctccgcctcctccacggCGACGTCACCCCCGCCTCCCCCGCCCCGCTCTCCGCCCTCTTCGCCGCGTCCCTCTCCTGCGCGGGCCTCGGCGACGAGGCCCTCGAGCTCGCCGCGCTGCGCGCGCTCCTCGCCTTCGCGCGCTGCCCCGCGGCCCCCGTCCGCGGGGACTGCCTCGGCCAGCTCCTCCGGGCCTGCTACAACCTCTACCTCGGCAGCGCCAGCGGCGGCAACCAGCTCTGCGCCAAGCTCGCGCTCGCGCAGGTGCTGCTGCTCGCCTTCGCGCGCGTCGAGGCGGATGCCATGGACGTGCGCGTGCGCACCGTGGCAGCCGCCGACATGATGGACCTCTCCGACCGCAGCCTCAACGACTCCAGCGTCGTGCAGGCCGCGCAGGCGTTTATTAACGAGGCCATGGAGGGCAGCGACGAGCCCGAGGAGGCGACCTCCGCGGCGGCGgctgggccggacgagggggaggacgaggggaTGAGCAGGATCAGGGAGGATGGGCTCGCCTTGTTCAAAAACCTCTGCAAACTCTCCATGAAGTTTGCCACGCCCGATAACCCGGACGAGCCCCTACTTCTCCGGGGGAAGGTGCTGTCACTCGAGCTGCTCCGGATGGTCATTGACAACGCAGGGCCCTTCTGGAAGACCAGCGAGAA GTATGTTGAAGCAATTAAGCAGTACCTTTGTCTATCCTTATTGAAGAACAGTGCCATGTCAGCTATGAGCGTTTACCAGCTTTTGTGCTCCATTTTTATGGGTCTTTTGTTAAGGTTTAGATCTGCTTTGAAAGAGGAAATTGGAATattttttcctatgcttgttctgAGAGTTCTTGAAAATGTCCTTCAGCCTAGTTTCTTGCAAAAAATGACAGTTCTGAACTTTCTGGAGAAGATCTGTAAAGAACCTCAGGTTACTATCGATATCTTTGTGAACTATGATTGTGATGTTGATGCACCAAACATTTTTGAAAG GATTGTCAACGGACTTCTAAAAACAGCTTTGGGTGTCCCTGATGGATCAACAACGACACTGACTGTGGCACAAGACCAAACTTTTCGGATTGAATCTGTGAAGTGCCTTGCCACTGTTATTAAGTCAATGGGTTCATGGATGGACCAGCAACTGAGAATTGGTGAAAGTTCTGAAGTACTAAGTTCAGTGGACAATCATAACAGTCAAAATGGAGAAGAAGGGACAGGAATGGATCATGACATGCAATCTGAGTCTAGTAGCTCTGATGTGTCTGATTCTTCCACACTCGAGCAACGGCGTGCTTATAAAATAGAACTTCAG AAAGGAATTGCCTTGTTTAACAGAAAACCATCTAAAGGTATTGACTTTCTCATTCGAAGCAAGAAGATAGGCCAGTTGCCGGAAGATGTGGCTTCTTTTTTGATAAGCACTGCTGGCCTAAATGCAACAATGGTTGGAGACTATTTGGGTGAAAGAGACGAGTTTCCCCTCAAAGTCATGCATGCTTATGTGGATGCACTAAACTTTGATGGGATGGATTTTGGTGAGGCAATTAGATTCTTCTTGCAAGGTTTCAGGTTACCAGGGGAAGCACAGAAAATTGACAGAATTATGGAAAAATTTGCTGAACGCTACTGCAAATGCAACCCAAATGTTTTTACCAGTGCAGATACCGCTTATATTCTTGCTTATTCCGTGATCTTGCTAAACACTGATGCTCACAGTGTCATGGTGAAGGATAAG ATGTCTAAGGCTGATTTTATGCGCAATAATCGGGGAATTGATGATGGGAAGGATTTGCCTGAAGCTTACTTAAGTACATTGTACGACCAAATTGTCAGCAATGAGATCAAAATGACTGCTGATTCTTTGGCCGCACAATCCAAGCAAACCAACAGCATGAGTAAGCTTCTAGGCTTAGATAACATCATCAACTTTGTCAACTGGGGACAGACAGAAGACAAGGCGCACGGGGCAAATGACTTGCTCATTAAGCACATACAGGACAAATTTAAAGCAAAACACGGGAAATCAGA GTCCGTGTTTTATGTTGTTGCTGATGCAACAATTTTAAGGTTCATGATGGAGGCCTGTTGGGCTCCTTTGATGGCTGCATTCACAGTGACTCTAGACCAAAGTAATGATAAGGCTGCTACATCTCAGTGTTTAAATGGATTGAGATCTGCGGTGCATGTCACCTCTGTCATGTGCCTGCAGACACAAAGAGATGCTTTTTTGACATCCATAGCCAAATTCACATCCCTCCATTCTGCTGCAGACATGAAACAGAAAAATGTTGATGCTGTTAAG GCTATAATTTCCATCGCAATCGAAGATGGAAATTATTTGCAGGAAGCTTGGGAGCACGTATTAACATGTTTATCACGGTTTGAACATTTACATTTGCTTGGAGAAGGGGTGCCTACTGATGCTTCATTTCTTACAGTACCTATCGTTGAGTCAGAAGGAAAAAAACAGATATCTGCTTCTGTTGTACCTCCAAAGAGAGCCAATGCTCTTCAGAATCCTGCCATGATGGCTGCTGTTAGAGGGGGTTCTTATGACAGCACTGTGGCAAAAACCAGTGCCTCAGATATGGTTTCTCCTGAACAGATCAATAATTTCATATCAAACATACATTTGTTGGATCAGATAGGCATTGTTGAGTTAAATCACATATTTGCCCACAGTCAGAGGTTAAACAGTGATGCCATTGTTGCTTTTGTGAAAGCTCTTTGCAAGGTCTCAATGACTGAGTTGCAGTCTCCGTCAGATCCTCGTATCTTCTGCCTTACAAAAATAGTAGAGATTGC GCATTACAATATCAACCGCATACGCTTGGTGTGGTCTCGAATTTGGAAAGTTCTGTCAGAATTTTTCGTTTCTGTCGGATTACTAGAAAATCTTTCTGTTGCAATATTTGTAATGGACTCTCTGAGGCAGCTGTCAATGAAGTTTTTGGAAAGAGAAGAACTGGCAAATTACAACTTTCAAAATGAGTTCCTTAAACCCTTTGTGGTTGTTATGGAGAAGAGTGATGTTCCAGAAGTACGAGAGCTGATTGTTCGGTGTGTCTCACAGATGGTTCTAAGTCGGGTTAACAACATAAAATCTGGCTGGAAGGGTGTTTTTACG GTTTTTACTGCTGCTGCAGCTGATGGTACGAAAAGTACTGTCCTAGTGGCATTTGGGACTATGGAAAGAATTGTCCGTGATTACTTTCGATACATAACTGAGACAGATGCCACAACATTTACTGATTGTGTCCACTGTCTTATTGCATTTACAAGTAGCCAGTTCAATAGCGAGGCCAGTCTCAATGCTATTGCATTTCTCCGATTCTGTGCTGTTAAACTTGCCGAAGAAGGGTTTGTTTGTCAGGATAGGCTTAGTACCGACATGTTGGATGGAAATGCCACTCTGAACAAGAATGATTCTGTTTCCTTCTGGGTTCCTCTCCTTGCAG GTTTAGCCAGATTGACAACTGATCCGAGGCTTACTATTGGGAAAAGTGCTGTAGGCGTGCTTTTTGACATTTTGAAGGATCATGGACACCTCTTCTCGCAGTCCTTTTGGACTAATATATTTGAATCTGTCATTTATCCTCTATTTAGCAGTCAAATGTCTAGGGTCAGTGATCGGACCTTAACATCAAATGGTACCGAGGATGAGTTTTCAACACTTGAAACACAAACATTGGCGGTGAAATCTTTGGTGGTTGTATTTGTCAATTTCTTTGATGTGACGCGGCCAGAACTTGCTAGAATTGCATCTGTTGTCACGTATTTTATCAGAAGTCCATATAAACATTCTGCTACCATTGGTGTATCTGCTTGGATGCGTTTAGCAGAGGGAGTTGGTAGTAAACTGTCAAAGGAGGAATGGAAAGATATTCTTCTATGCTTCAAAGAATCGTCGTCACATACCTTTGTTGTATTCTCTAAAATTGTAAGGATGATGCAAGACATTGACATTCCAGATAAAACAGAATCTTATTCAGAAACCGATCAGTATTCAGATCATGAAAATTATAGTAATGATGAAGAGGAAGCTAATATGGAGACAACTTCTTACGCTATTGTCAAACTGAAGAATCATATGGCCCTACAACTCTTAGTTGTTCAG GGcattattaaattgtatgaggagcAGGGAAAATATCTTCATGCGGAGCACATTAGCATTCTTTTGGAGATGATATCAGCGATTGCAACACATGCAAGTGAAGTGAGCTCCGATTCCTTATTACAGATGAAATTCCATAAGGCATGTTCCCTTTTGGAGGCATCTGAGCCAGCAGTTGTCCATTTTGAGAATGAGACATACCAGAGCTACCTCAAGCTTCTCCAATCTCTGCTCCATGGGTATCCATTCTTATCGGAAGACATGAAGATAGAGTCAAGAATACTTGATGCTTGTGAGCAAATACTGCGGACATATCTAAAGTGTGCAGGGCATGGGCAATCTGATGAAGCTTCTGACAGTGATCCAGCTTTGCATCGCGTAGTGCCACTGGGCCCTGCCAAGAAAGAGGAACTGGCTGCTAGGACTCCTTTGGTTCTTCAAGTGATGCAGTTACTGTCTAACCTAGAGAAGAAATCGTTTAGGAGAGTACTGCCCCGCTTTTTCCCTGTGTTGGTTGATCTGATTCGCTGTGAGCATAGCTCTGGAGATGTTCAACACGCGCTGTACACAATCTTCAGATCATCAATAGGTCCCATGATACAAGTATAA
- the LOC124695432 gene encoding RNA-binding protein 38-like, translating into MMTPQRSPAVMGGGGGGGGGGTPALHYLSGPYGDTTYTKVFVGGLAWETRSEGLRAHFEVYGDILEAVVITDRATGRSKGYGFVTFRDPDSARMACMDPYPVIDGRRANCNLAILGRPGPAVPFSPVRPVMPYNGGAAVPGSMYVPSPTYQQPPYNYSQALVYPPYGPSTYGPEYLYPQNAYGPYVGQQYVPVYGGPRTVGPAAYPYGQFGQPVPSDHSYSPGYVPGHLLPLSNQNAANVRASTVQQQYPPGAPRPQQQVLLPARAPQFPPNNISEQMSG; encoded by the exons ATGATGACGCCGCAGCGGTCGCCGGCGGTGATGGGGGGCGGAGGCGGGGGCGGCGGGGGCGGGACGCCGGCGCTGCACTACCTCAGCGGGCCCTACGGGGACACCACCTACACCAAGGTCTTCGTGGGCGGGCTCGCCTGGGAGACCCGCAGCGAGGGCCTGCGCGCGCACTTCGAGGTCTACGGGGACATCCTCGAGGCCGTCGTCATCACCGACCGCGCCACCGGGAGGTCCAAGGGCTACGGATTC GTGACCTTCCGGGACCCGGATTCGGCCAGGATGGCCTGCATGGATCCCTATCCAGTAATCGACGGGCGGCGTGCCAACTGTAATCTTGCCATCCTGGGGCGACCTGGCCCAGCTGTGCCTTTCT CACCTGTAAGGCCTGTCATGCCATACAACGGAGGTGCAGCGGTTCCAGGGAGCATGTATGTACCAAGCCCAACATATCAGCAACCCCCCTACAACTACTCACAGGCTCTTGTGTATCCTCCTTATGG GCCATCAACGTATGGACCAGAATACTTGTACCCACAG AATGCCTATGGTCCATATGTTGGACAACAGTATGTCCCAGTATATGGTGGTCCCAGAACTGTAGGCCCAGCAGCTTACCCATATGGGCAGTTCGGCCAACCTGTGCCAAGTGATCATTCTTATTCACCTGGCTATGTACCAGGTCACCTTCTTCCACTATCTAATCAGAATGCTGCAAATGTGCGCGCATCAACAGTTCAACAGCAATATCCTCCAG GAGCTCCACGTCCTCAGCAACAGGTCTTGCTCCCCGCTCGTGCACCACAGTTCCCGCCAAACAACATCTCCGAGCAAATGTCGGGATGA